A region from the Parasphingopyxis sp. CP4 genome encodes:
- a CDS encoding VCBS repeat-containing protein — MKNTFAILALTAALGLSATAATARDSHAQWVEIQSISQPIYQPGGSAHAPRNPGNFTGPGQTSQVGLLLPAVQSAREAARRNSQRAAPGGLPRGYTRQPSNRSPRLGQDGNDLLIVNNGDGSDFNTQPPSSSFRGGVRVATGDVNGDGQD; from the coding sequence ATGAAAAACACTTTTGCAATACTCGCCCTTACCGCAGCGCTCGGTCTGTCCGCAACCGCAGCAACGGCTCGCGATTCCCATGCCCAATGGGTTGAAATACAATCAATTTCACAGCCGATCTACCAGCCCGGTGGAAGCGCTCATGCGCCGCGAAATCCCGGGAATTTTACCGGCCCAGGACAAACCAGCCAAGTCGGACTGTTACTGCCGGCTGTCCAGTCTGCGCGAGAAGCTGCACGCCGCAATTCGCAGCGGGCCGCACCAGGCGGACTTCCGCGCGGCTATACGCGTCAACCCAGCAATCGCTCGCCACGACTGGGCCAGGACGGCAACGATCTGCTGATCGTGAATAATGGCGATGGCAGCGACTTTAACACACAGCCGCCATCATCGTCCTTCCGTGGCGGTGTCCGGGTCGCGACTGGCGATGTGAACGGCGACGGCCAAGACTAA
- the mazG gene encoding nucleoside triphosphate pyrophosphohydrolase translates to MDVTRPSQPNDSLGDRISRLATIMERLRNPDTGCPWDVDQDFASIAPYTIEEAYEVADAIEHGDMAALKDELGDLQLQVVFHARMAEENGDFDLSAVIDGISDKMVRRHPHVFGTEAENGESGPGWEAIKEAERAEKGRESALDGVATALPALLRAEKLQKRAARTGFDWPDESGPRGKIDEEIREVETAETDAQRAEEIGDLLFAVVNWARFHKIDPEAALRHANSKFERRFRSMETQAGDGFTKLSLEKMEELWVIAKSEKASPEDQDRLWNSTKSQESY, encoded by the coding sequence ATGGACGTGACGCGCCCCTCTCAGCCAAATGACAGTCTCGGCGATCGCATTTCACGCCTCGCCACGATCATGGAGCGCCTCCGAAATCCCGACACCGGCTGTCCATGGGATGTCGACCAGGATTTCGCTTCAATAGCACCATATACCATCGAGGAAGCCTATGAGGTCGCTGACGCGATCGAGCATGGCGATATGGCGGCGCTGAAAGACGAGCTCGGCGATCTCCAGCTCCAGGTCGTCTTTCACGCCCGCATGGCCGAGGAAAATGGCGATTTCGACTTGTCAGCCGTAATCGATGGAATCTCGGATAAAATGGTCCGCCGGCATCCGCATGTCTTTGGCACAGAAGCAGAAAATGGTGAATCAGGACCAGGCTGGGAAGCGATCAAGGAGGCGGAAAGGGCGGAGAAGGGCCGGGAGAGCGCCCTGGACGGAGTGGCGACCGCCCTCCCCGCATTGCTACGCGCTGAAAAACTGCAAAAACGCGCGGCCCGCACGGGCTTTGATTGGCCTGATGAAAGTGGCCCGCGCGGCAAGATTGATGAGGAAATCCGCGAAGTTGAGACGGCCGAGACCGATGCGCAACGCGCCGAAGAAATTGGAGACTTGCTCTTTGCTGTGGTCAATTGGGCCAGGTTTCACAAAATCGATCCCGAAGCCGCCCTCCGCCATGCAAATTCCAAATTTGAACGGCGTTTTCGATCTATGGAAACACAAGCTGGAGATGGTTTCACCAAGCTAAGCCTCGAGAAAATGGAAGAATTATGGGTGATTGCCAAATCTGAAAAGGCTTCACCCGAGGATCAAGACCGCCTCTGGAATTCTACCAAATCGCAGGAATCCTATTGA
- the hflX gene encoding GTPase HflX, with product MSVFDRDELDGLRRGDRALVIFPDFGREESRDSDARLEEAAGLAEAIGIDVVEKKALRLRQMRPATLFGKGQVDRLAVDVRLAEASIAIVDAALTPVQQKNLEDELKVKVIDRTGLILEIFGERAATAEGRLQVELAHLDYQAGRLVRSWTHLERQRGGFGFLGGPGETQIEADRRMIRDRMAKLRKELEQVRRTRTLHRSRRQKAPWPVIALVGYTNAGKSTLFNQMTGGDVMAADLLFATLDPTMREIALPGLDKAILSDTVGFVSDLPTQLVAAFRATLEEVNAADLIVHVRDIAHPDSDAQRLDVEQVLAEIGAGGEGDVPMIEAWNKIDALPQDTHDQICTAADRRDDVVAVSALTGEGVEALRSLMVEQLDRGSAVHDVSLAVSDGENLAWLHRNGKVIKQDVEGDTLEVSVSLSAIDWARFQGRVASQ from the coding sequence TTGAGCGTTTTTGATCGCGATGAATTGGACGGACTGAGGCGCGGCGATCGCGCGCTCGTCATCTTCCCCGATTTCGGCCGGGAAGAGAGCCGTGACAGCGATGCGCGGCTTGAAGAGGCTGCAGGCCTGGCTGAAGCTATCGGCATCGATGTAGTAGAGAAAAAAGCGCTCCGGCTCCGCCAGATGCGTCCCGCTACGCTGTTTGGCAAAGGGCAGGTTGATCGACTGGCGGTTGATGTCCGTCTGGCGGAGGCCAGTATCGCGATAGTCGATGCCGCTTTGACGCCCGTTCAGCAAAAGAACCTTGAAGATGAACTAAAGGTCAAGGTCATCGACCGAACTGGCCTTATTCTTGAAATATTCGGGGAACGTGCAGCAACCGCAGAAGGTCGATTGCAGGTCGAACTCGCGCATCTTGATTATCAGGCCGGCCGGCTCGTCCGGAGCTGGACTCACTTGGAACGGCAGCGGGGTGGTTTCGGCTTCCTCGGCGGCCCAGGTGAAACGCAGATCGAGGCCGATCGGCGGATGATCCGGGATCGCATGGCCAAGCTGCGCAAAGAGCTTGAGCAAGTCCGCAGAACCCGCACGCTGCATCGCTCTCGACGGCAAAAGGCACCCTGGCCGGTTATCGCACTGGTCGGCTATACAAATGCCGGAAAATCTACACTTTTCAATCAGATGACCGGCGGTGACGTCATGGCGGCAGACCTGCTATTTGCCACCCTTGATCCAACGATGCGAGAGATCGCATTGCCAGGCCTCGATAAGGCTATACTGTCAGACACCGTTGGATTTGTATCGGATTTGCCCACCCAGCTGGTTGCCGCGTTCCGGGCAACGCTTGAAGAGGTGAATGCGGCTGATTTGATCGTCCATGTTCGCGATATCGCGCACCCGGATAGCGATGCGCAGCGGTTGGACGTTGAGCAGGTTTTGGCGGAAATCGGCGCCGGCGGGGAAGGGGATGTCCCCATGATTGAGGCATGGAACAAGATCGATGCTTTACCGCAGGATACGCATGACCAGATATGCACTGCCGCTGACCGGCGAGACGATGTAGTTGCGGTTTCAGCATTAACCGGGGAGGGGGTCGAGGCGCTTCGCTCCCTGATGGTCGAGCAGTTGGACCGGGGCAGTGCAGTGCATGATGTCAGTCTGGCGGTGTCTGACGGCGAGAATCTTGCCTGGCTCCATCGTAACGGAAAAGTTATCAAACAGGATGTTGAAGGCGATACTTTAGAAGTATCGGTAAGTCTTTCCGCTATCGATTGGGCGCGATTCCAGGGTCGGGTGGCCAGTCAATAG